In the Ipomoea triloba cultivar NCNSP0323 chromosome 6, ASM357664v1 genome, one interval contains:
- the LOC116021566 gene encoding cycloartenol synthase-like: protein MRSRWRDSLHKAVRKLNFFLAFRFYLCREFIKFCSQGDSILADSGTEQLEFIALSQRTGDPKYQQKVCEFLLSKQLPSGGWGESYLSSGEVVYTNIEGNRSHVVHMA from the exons ATGAGAAGTAGATGGAGGGATTCCTTACATAAAGCTGTAAGGAAACTGAATTTTTTTCTtgcttttagattttatttatgTCGTGAATTTATAAAATTCTGCTCTCAGGGTGATAGTATTCTGGCAGATTCTGGTACTGAGCAGCTTGAATTTATTGCTCTTTCTCAAAGGACAGGAGACCCCAAGTATCAACAGAAG GTTTGTGAGTTTCTGTTGTCCAAGCAACTTCCTTCTGGTGGCTGGGGAGAGAGTTACCTATCTAGTGGTGAAGTG GTTTATACAAATATTGAAGGCAACAGATCTCATGTAGTACATATGGCATGA